A single Nissabacter sp. SGAir0207 DNA region contains:
- a CDS encoding phage tail protein I — MSDRLLPAGASALEMAAATACAEIARIPVPLRTLWNAQTCPVDLLPYLAWAWSVDRWDANWSESTKRAVVADSAYVHRHKGTIGALRRVVEPLGYLIRITEWWQTHETPGTFRLEVGVLDTGITETMYHELERLIADAKPCSRHLVGLSINLDVTGALPVAAACYSGDELTVYPYFPETLIVTGPGYTGGAVHVIDSMRVNP, encoded by the coding sequence ATGAGTGACCGCCTGTTGCCGGCAGGCGCCAGCGCGCTGGAAATGGCCGCCGCCACGGCCTGCGCCGAGATTGCGCGCATTCCTGTGCCGCTGCGCACCCTGTGGAATGCGCAAACTTGCCCGGTTGATTTGCTGCCTTATCTGGCGTGGGCCTGGTCGGTTGACCGCTGGGATGCCAACTGGTCGGAGAGCACCAAGCGGGCAGTGGTGGCGGACTCGGCCTATGTGCACCGGCATAAAGGCACAATTGGCGCGCTGCGGCGCGTAGTCGAGCCGCTGGGCTACCTCATTCGCATTACCGAATGGTGGCAGACCCATGAGACGCCCGGCACCTTTCGCCTGGAGGTGGGCGTGCTGGATACCGGCATCACCGAGACGATGTATCACGAGCTGGAGCGGCTGATTGCCGATGCCAAACCGTGTAGCCGTCACCTGGTGGGGTTGTCTATCAACCTGGATGTCACCGGGGCGCTGCCGGTTGCCGCCGCCTGCTATAGCGGTGATGAGCTGACCGTGTATCCCTATTTCCCTGAAACCCTGATTGTGACCGGCCCGGGCTATACCGGCGGCGCAGTCCACGTTATCGACAGCATGAGAGTGAACCCATGA